The genomic interval CGGCATACAGCAAAAGACCCTGCGGCCGCGCCTGCGCATCTACACCAGGGGCAACCACATGACCGCCCGCGTGTTCTTCGGGGCATCGGCCATACCTCTTGCCGGGCTGAATCCACGCCAAACAGCAACCGGCGTGGTTGCGGGCAAGGTGGAACGGCGGCGCGCCTTCATCGCCAATAACAAGGCCGACGAACGACAGGTTTACCGCCGTGTATCCCGTGAGCGCCAGCCGCTTGCCATTCAGTTTGCTCACATTGACAAGGAAGTGGACTTTGCCGTGCTCAACGAGGTGTTGCCCCTGCTGGAAAGCCGCTTCTACCGCATCTTTGAACAGGAATTACGATGGGAAACCCGCAAGAAATAAGCATGCAAGCCGCGCATGAAGCCATACAGGAAGGCTTACGGCAAGCCTTTCCCGTGCTTTCCGTGATGGCTTACGAAAGCCTAAAAGAAAGGGTGGCGTGCCCGGCCGCGTTTTTGAACCTGGCGGCCTTGGAACCGGGGGACGATGTGGGCACGGAACAGCTTGCCGTGCGCATCCGGTGGGAACTGCACCTGGTTATGCACTTCAAGGCAGCGAACGTGAACCTTGAAATCTGTGCCCTAGTGGGCGCTGTGTCAAAATGGCTGCACGGGAACCGTTTCGGCCTGCCTGCACATCCTGCGGAGTTCGTCGGGGCTTACCCTGATGAATGGAAGCCTGAACAGCGCGCCTATGAAGAATGGCGCATCGAATTTGAGCAACGCGTATATCTGGGCGCATCCGCATGGACAGACGAAGGCGTAATTCCGCAAACTGTGCTGGTGTCCTGGTCGCCCCGTGTGGGAGTGGACTATAAACCGGAGTATACTGAGGTGACCGATGCAGAGTTACCCACTGTCTGAACTGGATAGACGTCTGGCTAACCTGATCCGGTGGGGCACCATAGAGGCGGCGGACTATTCGGCCGCGCGCGTGCGGGTACGGTGTGGTTCCGTGGTAACGGATTGGTTGCCCTGGGTAACGGCCCGCGCGGGCGGTGACGTGTCCTGGTGGGCACCCGAAGCAGGCGAACAAGTGCTTATCCTGTCCCCGTCAGGCGAGACAGGGCAGGGCGTTGTACTGGTGGGGGTGTTCCAAACCGCCCATCCGGCACCGGCGAACACCCCGGACGTTGCCCGTATGGTCTTCAAAGACGGCGCGATTATCGAATATGACCGGGCCGCGCATAAGCTGGCGGCCACCATTCCCGGTGATGTGATGGTGCAGGCCACCGGGGACATTACGGCAAAGGCGGGGAAAGAGGCGACAGTAGAGGCTGGCACAAAGATTTTTCTTACCGCCCCCCAGGTGCTTGTTGAGGGCACATTGACCACGGCGGGCGGGCATGATGATGAAGGCCAAACCATAGGCGAGGAATACAAGCACGCCCATACAGAGCACAAAGGCAGCTACACCCTTGAAGGGGATATGACCGTGAACGGCAATGTCACTATCAACGGAGACTGCACCGTTACCGGAACCTTGCGCTATGGGGCCATTGCCCCCTTGTAGACTGCAAAAACCGCAGAGGAAGCAACTTGCCGCGCATCGTATAGCCTACGTATGCGCGGCATTGATTCTTCCACCGGCAAGCCGCTTGAAGGACTTGCCCACCTCAGACAGTCCATTCGGGACATTCTTACCACGCCCATAGGTTCCCGCGTGATGCGTCGGGAATATGGGTCACGCCTCTTTGAATTGGTGGATTCTCCCGCCAACGAAGCAAACCGTATTGAATACATTGCCGCCACTGCCGAAGCCCTAGACAGATGGGAACCGCGCCTGCGCGTTACCCGAGTGCAGGTTTCGGCCACGGATGCGGGCAAGGTGCTTGTGGCGCTTGATGGCGTGTACCTGCCGGACGGCCGGGAAATCACAATGGACGGGTTGCAGATATGAGCGGCTTTGATGCCATTGACCTTTCCGGCCTGCCTGCGCCCGCCGTGGTGGAAACGGTGGATTATGAAACCGTGCTGGCCGAAATGCTGGCGGACCTGCAAGAGCGGGATACCGCCTTTACCGCCCTGGTTGAATCCGACCCCGCCTATAAGGTGCTTGAAGTTGCCGCCTACCGCGAAACCCTGCTGCGCCAGCGTGTGAACGACGCGGCCCGCGCCGTTATGCTGGCCTATGCCAGCGGGGCGGACCTGGACCAGATAGGCGCGAACTACAACGTGGTGCGCCTGGTCATTGATCCGGGTGACCCTGACGCCTACCCGCCGGTTGCCCCCACCTATGAAACCGATACCGCGTACCGCAGGCGCATTCAAATGGCGCTTGAGGGTGTGAGCGTTGCAGGTTCACGCGGTGCCTATACATTTCATGCATTGAGCGCCGCCGATGAAAACGGCGTTTCCCTGGTCAAGGATGCCTACCCTAATAGCCCGACCCCTGCGCATGTAGTTGTGTACGTTCTCGGGCGTGATGGTGACGGCACGCCGGATCAAAGCACCCTAGATGCAGTGGCCGAGGCTGTGAACCGTGAGAAGGTGCGCCCCCTTGGCGACTTGGTGACGGTTGAGCCTGCGGGCATTGTTGAATTTTCCGTTTCGGCCGTGCTGCATGTGCTTGATGGCCCGAGTACCGCCACGGTTACCGCCACGGCACAGGCCGCCCTGCAAACTTATCTGACCGCCTGCCACGTTATCGGGGCAGGGGTGGCACTTTCCGGCATATACGAAGCCCTGCATGTTGCGGGCGTGCGTCGTGTTGAACTGACCGTACCGGCACAGGATATTACCGTACAGGCATCCGAGGCCGCGTATTGCATCGGCATCGATGTAACGGCCGCAGGGGGCGCGAATGGCTAGCCTGTTGCCCATCAGCGCTACGCCGCAAGAGAACGCCACGGCGCTTGCCATCGCCCGCCTTTCTGACGTGCCGGTCCCCGTGCGCGATGTGTGGAACCCGGACACCTGCCCCGAAGACCTGTTGCCCTGGCTTGCCTGGGCTTTCTCCGTTGATATGTGGGACGATGCCTGGACTACGGACCAGAAACGCGCGGCCATCAAGGCAAGCGTGGAAATCCACCGGCACAAGGGTACCCCCTGGGCTGTTTCTTACGCCCTGGGCGTTCTCGGGTACGAAGCGCACCTGCAGGAATGGTTCGACTACGGAGGCGATCCGTGCCGGTTCAAGGTCAGTTTTGCCCGCAATCTGCCCATCTCAAGTGCCACCATCGACCGCATGTTCGGCGTTATCCAGCGCTACAAACGGCATGCCGCCCACCTGGATGCCCTGGTAACGCCCAAGGGCACGGTGGCCGCCCCCACTGCAGTGGGCTTTGTCCGTATGCCCGTTGTGATACGGGCCGCTATCCACTTCGACGTGGGCACAAATGAATCTCATCCCGTGGCCGTGGGCGTTGTCCGTTTCGGCCAGAGCATAACGGCAACGGTGGTCATGCCTGTTGTGACCGTTCAGCAACCGCAAACCTATGGCGTTGGAGTGGTCCGAATGGCCGCCCCGCTGGGGGTAACACATGAGTGATTTTCGTAAAATGAGACTGACCCCGGACGGCCGGGAACTGCTTGCCTTGGCGCACCAGGGAACGCCGCTTGAGTTCTCCGCAATCGTTTTGGGGAATGGGGTATGGACTGAGGCGCAACAGGCGGACGCCAGCGTTTCCGCTCTGGTAAGCCAGAAGGTGAGCGTTACCATTACCAAAATCACGCAGACGGGTGATAGTGCCCGGCTTGAGGCGCTGTTGACGAACGCCGCGCTTGTGGCCGGATTTTCAATTACGGAAATCGGCATTATCGCCGCGCACCCCACGCGGGGCAACATTCTATACATGGTCGATTACTGCGCGCCGGAAAAGGCCAGCTACATACAGAGCAAGGACGGCGTACCGATTGAGGTACCCCTTGCTATTGATGTGCTGGTGGCAAGTTCACAGGACGTGACCTTGACCATTGACGATAGGTTTTTCGGTGCTACCCGCCAAGACATTTCGGACCATAATAACAGGCCCGATGCCCACGGCGTGCTGCTGGATTCCGTCCGCGCCCATGCGCCGCTGGTGATCGTGGCGGGCAGTGCGGATATCTGGGAAGGCGAATCCACGCAACTGCTCATACAGGACTGGCACACCTATGAATGGGCGTCTGAGGTCAAAGTGCGCATCACCGATGCAGGCGGTACGGACCGTACCGCGCTGTGGACCGTTACCCCCAACCTGACCACGGGCCGCATCGACCTGACCGCCCCGCAGGTGGATGCGGATCAGACCTACGGCGTGGCGGTGCAGGTGTGGGAGCACGGGCTGGTGCGCTCTCACTGGACGCAGCCGCTCACCATAAACGTAGGCGATGTGCCCATCAACCGCCCCGCCATAACCGCGCCCGCTGCCGGGGCAACTGGCGTGGGAGAGACGCCCACCATAACCACCGGCGCATTCAGCGCGGATGCGGACCAGACCCACGCGGACGCGCAGATGCAGATTGCCACGGACAGCGGTTTTGCGGCCATAGTGCGCGATACCGGCAGCCTTGGCCCGGTGACGGCGTATGCTGTGCCGCCCGGCATCCTGACCACCGGGCATGTCTACTACGTCCGCGCACGGCACAAGGGCAGCGATGGCAACTGGTCGCCGTGGTCGCCCGTGAGCAGCTTCTTTACCGCCGCCAGCTTCATCTACGTGGACCGCCCGGTGAACACCTCGCCCGTGGCAGGCGCGGGAGAGATTGGCGAGACGCCCACCCTTGCCGCGTCCGCCTATTCGACCAATGGCACGGGCGACCATGCCCACACCCGTTTTCAGGTGGATGTGGCAGGTGGAGACTTCTCCGCGCCGGTGCATGATTCCGGCCTGCTGGGAGCCGTGACCGAGTATGCCATCCCTGCGGGCGTGCTGGACGTGGCCACGCAGTACATATGGCGCGTGCAGTATACGGATGATTCCGCCGGGCCTGTCGCGTCCGAGTGGTCCAGCCCCACGGCGTTTACCACGGCGCAGACCTTCCTCACGCCATGGCCGGAGTGGGATGAAATGCACGAGATGACGCTTGCCCACCCCGACACGTTCGTGTGCCTGTTCGACAACCCCAATGCCGGGGGCAACGAGCTTGGGTCCGGGGGAGGATTGTCCGGCACCGCTGCAACGCTGGTGCAGGGCGGCAACCTGCCCGGTGCAACGGGCTCACCCGGCAGGCGGACGTTTGATGCCGCCCACTATCTGACCATCCCCGAAGCCGTGCTCCAGATGCTGTGCCGAACGCAGTTCACGCTTGTACTCAAGCGCGGACCGACCAACAATGTGCAGGGCTCCGCAATCACCTTCCACCTTGGGCCGTCTGTGGCAGCCCCTGTGTACCTTGTTTCAATGGGGATGTGGCACGGAGCCGGTAACACCAGCTTTGAAATCACCGTCGCCGGGGCCAATATATGGGACTACAAACACCTTGTGGCTTCCTACGTGGAAGAGCAGGCGCTGTTCGGTAACGCTGATCTGTACTTCGCAATCTGGAGTGACGGCGCGAATGTGCGGGTGGGCATTTCCAAGGTCAAGCCGACTAAACTGTCGGAGATAGCTGTGCATGCAGTTGCGCAGATTCCGCCGTCCAGCTTTGCACTCGGCACCCCTAACGCATCCAAGCTGAACCGGATCAACAACTACGTGTACAATGCTCAGTACTGGCCCCTTAACGGCGCGTACCATTACCTCGTCGTCAGCCGCGAATGCCTCATCGACAACAACGCTTAGGAGCACGCCATGCAGATACTGGATTGCACCACGACTACATACATGGACCAGCACGGCGGTGGAACCCGCTACCCGGACCTTGCCGATACGCCGGTGCTGGACTGGATTGAGCGCGGCCAGCGCCTTGTGCTGTATCTGGGCTGCGACGAGGCAACCGCGCAGGCACTTGCGGAAACCAATGCGCCCTTTTCCGTGCGGATCGTGGCCGCCGAAGAGGTGGCGGATTTTGTTTGGCAGGCCACCCGTACCAAGCGCAATGACCTGCTTTCCGCTGCCGTCGGCATACGTGACCGTCACCGGGACGAAAGGGAGCTTGTAGCCGCTGCCGTCCGTACTGAAACAACGCTCACCGAACCGCAGTTTATCGAACTGCTTACCTACATCGACGCACTCAGACAGATTCCGCAGGGATTTCCGTATCCGGCTGCGGTTGAATGGCCCGAAGCGCCCGTGTTTATTAACCAGTAACAGAGAGGTTTACCATGCCTGAACAGTTCTTACACGGCGTGGAAGTCGTTGAAATCGACGCCGGGCCGCGCCCGATCCAGACGGTAAAATCGTCCGTTATCGGCATTGTGGGTACCGCACCCGATGCGGACCCGGCGGCCTTCCCGCTGAATACCCCCGTGCTTATTGCTGGCAGCCGCAAGGAAGCCGCCAAACTGGATACCGTGGGCGACTATGCCGGAACTCTGCCCGCAGCACTGGACGCCATTCTGGATCAGTGCGGCGCGATGGTGGTAGTGGTCCGAGTGGAGGAAGGTGCGGACGAAACCGTAACTATGACCAACGTGGTAGGCGGCGTGGACGGCGTAACCGGCCAATACGAAGGGGTGCAGGCGTTGCTGGCATCCAAATCCGTACTTGGATTCACCCCGCGCATTCTGCTTGCCCCCGGCTTCACGCACCAGCGGCCGGAAGATTCCGAGAACCCCGGCACGTACCTGAAAAACCCTGTGGCCGCAGAACTGGAAGGCATAGCCGAACGCATGCGTGCGGTTATCCTGGTTGACGGGCCGAATACTAACGACGCGGCCGCAATCGCTGCAATCGGGGATTACGGTACAGCCCGTGTGTACATGGTGGACCCCTGGGTGAAGGTGTACCGCAACGGCGCATATGCGAATGAACCCGCAAGTGCCCGCGTTGCAGGGGTTATTGCCCGCACGGATAACGACAAGGGCTTCTGGTGGTCCCCGTCGAACAAGCCCATTTACGGCATTTCCGGCACGTCCCGCCCGGTTGATTTTACCCTGGGTGATGCCAATTGCCGAGCCAACGCCCTGAACGAAAAGAAGGTCGCCACCATCATCAATGAAGGCGGCTATATCCTGTGGGGCAACCGCACCGCGTCCACTGACAGCAAATGGCTGTTCCTGTCCGTGCGCCGCACGGCGGACATGATTAACGAAAGCCTGCTGCAGGCGCATATGTGGGCCGTGGACCGCAATATAACGAAAACCTATGTTCAGGACGTGATTGAAGGCGTGAACGCCTACCTTCGCCACCTGAAAGCCGTTGGCGCAATCCTGGGCGGTTCCTGTTGGGCGGACCCGGAATTGAACACCCCGGATCAAATTGCCCAGGGCAAGGTGTACTTCGACTTCGACTTCACCCCACCGTACCCCGCCGAGCACATCACGTTCCGGTCCCACCTGGTGAACGACTACATTACGGAGGTCTTTGAATAATGGCCGTTGCAAGCGACATTTTGAAAGGGTTTGCCGTGTTCGTGGACGGGCGCGGCTACGCCGGGGAAGTGCAGGAACTGCAACTGCCTAAGCTGGCCCTTACCACCGAGGATTTCCGTGCCGCAGGTATGGACGCCCCCGTGGGTGTTGAAACCGGCATGGAAAAGCTTGAAAGCACCATGACCACCCCCAAGCAGTGCGCCGAACTGCTCTCCCTTTTCGGCCTGACCACGGGAGGCGAAACGCAGCTTACCGCGCGCGGTTCCCTGGAATCGTTCGACGGCACCGTTACCCCTGTGGTTGTGCAGATGCGGGGCAAGGCCCGGTCCATCGAACCGGCCGCATGGAAGCAAGGGGAAGTCGGGGCGTCTACGTACACCTTCGACCTCACGTACTACAAGCGGGAGCAGGGCGGCACGGTCCTGCATGAAATCGACGTAATCAACATGGTCCGCATCATCGGCGGCACCGATCAGCTTGCCGCACGGCGTAGCGCCCTGGGTATGTAGGGGAAGGTATGAAAACAGAAATCACATTGAGTTATCCCGTGGAAATGAACGGCGAAACGGTTACGTGCCTCAACATGCGCCGCATGAAGGCGCGGGACCAGGTGGCCGTTGCCAAGCAGGGCGGTACCGATGCGGAACAGGAAGTGCGCCTGTTTGCGAACCTGTGTGAGGTTGCCCCCCCGGTCATTGAGGAACTGGATATGAAGGACTACCGCAAGTTGCAGGAAGCCTACCGGGGTTTTTTGTCCTAGATGAGGCGACCACCCGGAGGGCCGTGCTGGTGCTGGCCCATTACACCGGGTGGCCCCTCTCTGAATTGCTTGACCTGACACTTGAAGAATTGATGGCGTGGGTTTCCGCCCTGCCCAGGGGAAATAATGGCTGATAAGCGCAAGTATTCCGCAGTAATCGAAGTGGGAGCCGCCGTGGCCGGGTCTATGCGCACCGCAATGCGTACCGTGCGTGGTGACTTGTCCGGCGTGGGTGACTCCATCCGAGACCTGAAGGACAAACAGGACAAGCTTAACGCCTATGACCCCACCTCTGTGCGCAAGGCTGGCCGTGAGTACCGGGACCTGAAACGGGAAGCGGCCGCCCTGCGCAATGAGTATGAGCGGGCGGAAAAGCCCACGGCCGCCATGAAGCGCGCTATGGATCAGGCGGAACGATCCGCAGTCAAGGCGGAAAAGACATACAACACCAAGCGCGAAGCCCTAGACAAGCTGGAAAAGGAACTTGTTGCCGCCGGGGTGAACACGCATAACTTTGCCGGGGAACAGAAACGCCTTGCCGCAGAGATGGGGCGCGCCCAACGCAAGTACGAAGCCTTCCAGAAAGCCTTAGATGCTGACGTAGGCGGCAAGTTCAAGAACATGGTAGGCGAGGCGGCCAAGTTTACCACCGTTGTTGCGGCCGGAACCACCGCCATAGGTGCCGCCGTTACCATGACAAACAGCATGACCGCCAAGCAGGAAGGACTTGCAAAGTCCCTGGGCATTTCCGGCCAGTACATGCGCTTATGGGGCGGTATCGCTTCCGAAGCTGGACTTGAAGCGGATAACGTGGGCGACCTCATTGAAGAGATGAGTAACAAGCTTGGTGAATCCAAGGGGCTGGAAGAGATAACGCCCGTGACCGAAGCGTTGCAGATTCTCGGGTTGCGGTTTGAAGAGTTGAAGGACTTGAAGCCCGAGGAACAGTTTAACCGCATTGCCGAAGCCGCAAAGAACCTGGACGATCATCAAGAGGCCGTTTCCGCCGCTGACATTCTTATGGGCGGCGAGGCGAACAAATTTATCGGCTACCTGCGTACCCGCAAGGAAGGCGTGAACGATTTGTTGGAGCAACAGAAGCGCCTCAACCTGCTTTCCGAGGAAGGAACGAAGGGTGCCTTTGCCTACACCACGGCCATGAACCGCTTCACTACCGTGGTGGGCAGTGCCTGGCAGGAGGTTTCCGGGCTAATCGGCGGTGCGCTGGCCCCACTTATTGAAGAGATGGGGCCGAAGCTGGCCGACTGGCTGCGCGAGAACCGCGCTACCATTGTGGGCGTGGGTGAATCGTTCAAGGAATCCATCCCCAAGATTGTTGCCTTCGGGCAAGGGTTGTGGAGCGTGTTGCAGTCCGTCGGGTCTGCTGTGTCCTGGGTGGCGGATAAGTTGGGCGGGTTTGAAAATTTGGCTATGGCCGTGGGCGTGCT from Desulfovibrio psychrotolerans carries:
- a CDS encoding phage tail sheath C-terminal domain-containing protein, with protein sequence MPEQFLHGVEVVEIDAGPRPIQTVKSSVIGIVGTAPDADPAAFPLNTPVLIAGSRKEAAKLDTVGDYAGTLPAALDAILDQCGAMVVVVRVEEGADETVTMTNVVGGVDGVTGQYEGVQALLASKSVLGFTPRILLAPGFTHQRPEDSENPGTYLKNPVAAELEGIAERMRAVILVDGPNTNDAAAIAAIGDYGTARVYMVDPWVKVYRNGAYANEPASARVAGVIARTDNDKGFWWSPSNKPIYGISGTSRPVDFTLGDANCRANALNEKKVATIINEGGYILWGNRTASTDSKWLFLSVRRTADMINESLLQAHMWAVDRNITKTYVQDVIEGVNAYLRHLKAVGAILGGSCWADPELNTPDQIAQGKVYFDFDFTPPYPAEHITFRSHLVNDYITEVFE
- a CDS encoding phage tail protein, with protein sequence MSKQYMQISLAQIEAIARDFAATQKDIEAAARRAVSKTSRWCGGLLVRMVARETGIQQKTLRPRLRIYTRGNHMTARVFFGASAIPLAGLNPRQTATGVVAGKVERRRAFIANNKADERQVYRRVSRERQPLAIQFAHIDKEVDFAVLNEVLPLLESRFYRIFEQELRWETRKK
- a CDS encoding GPW/gp25 family protein, which translates into the protein MRGIDSSTGKPLEGLAHLRQSIRDILTTPIGSRVMRREYGSRLFELVDSPANEANRIEYIAATAEALDRWEPRLRVTRVQVSATDAGKVLVALDGVYLPDGREITMDGLQI
- a CDS encoding phage tail protein I; translation: MASLLPISATPQENATALAIARLSDVPVPVRDVWNPDTCPEDLLPWLAWAFSVDMWDDAWTTDQKRAAIKASVEIHRHKGTPWAVSYALGVLGYEAHLQEWFDYGGDPCRFKVSFARNLPISSATIDRMFGVIQRYKRHAAHLDALVTPKGTVAAPTAVGFVRMPVVIRAAIHFDVGTNESHPVAVGVVRFGQSITATVVMPVVTVQQPQTYGVGVVRMAAPLGVTHE
- a CDS encoding phage major tail tube protein; the protein is MAVASDILKGFAVFVDGRGYAGEVQELQLPKLALTTEDFRAAGMDAPVGVETGMEKLESTMTTPKQCAELLSLFGLTTGGETQLTARGSLESFDGTVTPVVVQMRGKARSIEPAAWKQGEVGASTYTFDLTYYKREQGGTVLHEIDVINMVRIIGGTDQLAARRSALGM
- a CDS encoding phage tail assembly protein, with translation MKTEITLSYPVEMNGETVTCLNMRRMKARDQVAVAKQGGTDAEQEVRLFANLCEVAPPVIEELDMKDYRKLQEAYRGFLS
- a CDS encoding phage tail assembly chaperone, producing the protein MQILDCTTTTYMDQHGGGTRYPDLADTPVLDWIERGQRLVLYLGCDEATAQALAETNAPFSVRIVAAEEVADFVWQATRTKRNDLLSAAVGIRDRHRDERELVAAAVRTETTLTEPQFIELLTYIDALRQIPQGFPYPAAVEWPEAPVFINQ
- a CDS encoding phage tail-collar fiber domain-containing protein, which translates into the protein MSDFRKMRLTPDGRELLALAHQGTPLEFSAIVLGNGVWTEAQQADASVSALVSQKVSVTITKITQTGDSARLEALLTNAALVAGFSITEIGIIAAHPTRGNILYMVDYCAPEKASYIQSKDGVPIEVPLAIDVLVASSQDVTLTIDDRFFGATRQDISDHNNRPDAHGVLLDSVRAHAPLVIVAGSADIWEGESTQLLIQDWHTYEWASEVKVRITDAGGTDRTALWTVTPNLTTGRIDLTAPQVDADQTYGVAVQVWEHGLVRSHWTQPLTINVGDVPINRPAITAPAAGATGVGETPTITTGAFSADADQTHADAQMQIATDSGFAAIVRDTGSLGPVTAYAVPPGILTTGHVYYVRARHKGSDGNWSPWSPVSSFFTAASFIYVDRPVNTSPVAGAGEIGETPTLAASAYSTNGTGDHAHTRFQVDVAGGDFSAPVHDSGLLGAVTEYAIPAGVLDVATQYIWRVQYTDDSAGPVASEWSSPTAFTTAQTFLTPWPEWDEMHEMTLAHPDTFVCLFDNPNAGGNELGSGGGLSGTAATLVQGGNLPGATGSPGRRTFDAAHYLTIPEAVLQMLCRTQFTLVLKRGPTNNVQGSAITFHLGPSVAAPVYLVSMGMWHGAGNTSFEITVAGANIWDYKHLVASYVEEQALFGNADLYFAIWSDGANVRVGISKVKPTKLSEIAVHAVAQIPPSSFALGTPNASKLNRINNYVYNAQYWPLNGAYHYLVVSRECLIDNNA
- a CDS encoding phage baseplate assembly protein V, whose translation is MQSYPLSELDRRLANLIRWGTIEAADYSAARVRVRCGSVVTDWLPWVTARAGGDVSWWAPEAGEQVLILSPSGETGQGVVLVGVFQTAHPAPANTPDVARMVFKDGAIIEYDRAAHKLAATIPGDVMVQATGDITAKAGKEATVEAGTKIFLTAPQVLVEGTLTTAGGHDDEGQTIGEEYKHAHTEHKGSYTLEGDMTVNGNVTINGDCTVTGTLRYGAIAPL
- a CDS encoding baseplate assembly protein, which codes for MSGFDAIDLSGLPAPAVVETVDYETVLAEMLADLQERDTAFTALVESDPAYKVLEVAAYRETLLRQRVNDAARAVMLAYASGADLDQIGANYNVVRLVIDPGDPDAYPPVAPTYETDTAYRRRIQMALEGVSVAGSRGAYTFHALSAADENGVSLVKDAYPNSPTPAHVVVYVLGRDGDGTPDQSTLDAVAEAVNREKVRPLGDLVTVEPAGIVEFSVSAVLHVLDGPSTATVTATAQAALQTYLTACHVIGAGVALSGIYEALHVAGVRRVELTVPAQDITVQASEAAYCIGIDVTAAGGANG